From Thermomonas sp. XSG, one genomic window encodes:
- a CDS encoding DNA ligase: MEPRTALLALLLSAALLSPAPTWAAPDLPAPMLATRFHDIGDVGAWLVSEKLDGVRARWDGHQLLTRNGDRIDAPGWFTAGWPAQAIEGELWIARGRFQQVSDLVRALRPDESGWRQVRFMAFDLPGDPGPFAQRAQRLRSLVGQVNAPRLQAIAQARVAGRAALDARLRTVMAAGGEGLMLQRADARYVGGRSDSLLKYKPAADAEARVIGYRPGQGKYAGQVGALLVEDAHGRRFALGSGLSDAERRQPPRPGTLVTYRYNGLTAKGTPRFARYLRVRTRN, translated from the coding sequence ATGGAACCGCGCACCGCCCTGCTCGCCCTGCTGCTGTCCGCCGCCCTGCTGTCGCCGGCACCCACGTGGGCGGCGCCGGACCTGCCGGCACCGATGCTGGCAACCCGCTTCCACGATATCGGCGACGTCGGCGCCTGGCTGGTCAGCGAGAAACTCGATGGGGTGCGTGCCCGCTGGGACGGTCACCAACTGCTGACCCGCAATGGCGACCGCATCGACGCACCCGGCTGGTTCACCGCCGGCTGGCCGGCGCAGGCCATCGAGGGCGAGTTGTGGATCGCGCGCGGGCGGTTCCAGCAGGTCAGCGATCTGGTACGCGCACTGCGACCGGACGAGTCAGGCTGGCGGCAGGTGCGCTTCATGGCTTTCGACCTGCCCGGCGACCCCGGCCCGTTCGCGCAGCGGGCGCAACGACTGCGGTCACTGGTGGGGCAGGTGAACGCGCCGCGGCTGCAGGCCATCGCGCAGGCACGCGTGGCCGGCCGTGCGGCGCTCGACGCCAGGCTGCGCACGGTGATGGCCGCCGGCGGCGAAGGGTTGATGTTGCAACGCGCGGACGCCCGCTACGTGGGCGGACGCAGCGACAGCCTGCTGAAATACAAGCCCGCCGCGGATGCCGAGGCGAGGGTCATCGGCTATCGTCCCGGCCAGGGCAAATACGCCGGGCAGGTCGGCGCGCTGCTGGTGGAAGACGCACATGGGCGCCGCTTCGCGCTGGGAAGCGGCCTGTCCGACGCCGAGCGCCGGCAGCCGCCGCGTCCCGGCACCTTGGTCACCTATCGCTACAACGGCCTGACCGCGAAGGGTACGCCCCGCTTCGCCCGCTACCTGCGGGTACGCACGCGCAACTGA
- a CDS encoding YciI family protein, with protein MQYLTLIHIDPALLAELPQDEYDRLMRGCFEKADALRDAGHLHGSQQLLEPDTARTLRVRDGLARITDGPFAETREFLAGFNLIEAGSMDEAMEIARQFPWARFGSIEVRPVRDMQAVREHVGAA; from the coding sequence ATGCAGTACCTGACCCTGATCCACATCGATCCGGCGTTGCTGGCCGAACTGCCGCAGGACGAGTACGACCGGCTGATGCGCGGCTGCTTCGAGAAGGCCGATGCCCTGCGCGACGCCGGCCATCTGCATGGCTCGCAGCAGCTGCTGGAACCGGACACCGCGCGCACCCTGCGCGTGCGCGACGGCCTGGCGCGGATCACCGATGGCCCGTTCGCCGAGACCCGCGAATTCCTGGCCGGCTTCAACCTGATCGAAGCCGGTTCGATGGACGAGGCCATGGAGATCGCCCGCCAGTTCCCGTGGGCGCGCTTCGGCAGCATCGAGGTCCGCCCCGTGCGCGACATGCAGGCGGTGCGCGAGCACGTCGGCGCCGCCTGA
- a CDS encoding YciI family protein produces the protein MKVMVMVKATADSEAGAMPDTELLEAMGRFNEELVNAGVMLAGEGLHPSSRGVRVAFDGPQRRVIDGPFAETRELVAGFWLWQVRSLDEAIEWAKRCPNPMPGPSELEIRPIFEAEDFGAEFTPELRAQEDRLRERLGH, from the coding sequence ATGAAGGTGATGGTGATGGTGAAGGCCACGGCCGATTCCGAAGCGGGCGCGATGCCGGACACGGAACTGCTGGAGGCGATGGGCAGGTTCAACGAAGAGCTGGTGAACGCCGGCGTGATGCTGGCTGGCGAAGGCCTGCATCCCAGTTCGCGGGGCGTGCGCGTTGCTTTCGATGGTCCGCAGCGGCGGGTGATCGACGGGCCCTTCGCCGAGACCCGCGAGCTGGTGGCCGGTTTCTGGCTGTGGCAGGTGCGTTCGCTGGACGAGGCGATCGAATGGGCCAAGCGCTGCCCCAACCCGATGCCCGGCCCGTCCGAACTGGAGATCCGCCCGATCTTCGAGGCCGAGGACTTCGGCGCTGAATTCACCCCCGAGCTGCGTGCGCAGGAAGACCGCCTGCGCGAGCGTCTCGGGCACTGA
- a CDS encoding VOC family protein, translating to MKIVTSLSFQGQCREAFEFYADVLGGRITAAVPYADAPPGMPITDEKYKVWLMHCWLEVGDQALMGADMDTAWAPNVDKPRNGFDVTLHTEDAKEARRWFERLSAGGRTVMAFGETFWSPGFGSLIDRFGVPWMINVVPAADWKPAQG from the coding sequence ATGAAAATCGTCACCAGCCTCAGCTTCCAGGGCCAGTGCCGCGAGGCGTTCGAGTTCTACGCAGACGTGCTGGGTGGCAGGATCACCGCCGCCGTGCCGTATGCCGATGCGCCGCCTGGCATGCCGATCACCGACGAGAAGTACAAAGTCTGGCTGATGCACTGCTGGCTGGAAGTCGGCGACCAGGCGTTGATGGGCGCCGACATGGATACCGCCTGGGCGCCCAACGTGGACAAGCCCAGGAACGGCTTCGACGTCACCCTGCACACCGAAGATGCGAAGGAGGCCCGGCGCTGGTTCGAGCGCCTGTCGGCGGGCGGCCGCACGGTGATGGCGTTCGGCGAGACGTTCTGGTCGCCCGGCTTCGGTTCGCTCATCGACAGGTTCGGCGTGCCCTGGATGATCAATGTCGTCCCCGCCGCCGACTGGAAGCCCGCGCAGGGCTGA
- a CDS encoding VOC family protein, with protein MPRNLYVTLPVKDLDRSVDFFEALGFSFNPDFTSENGAALVINDNTSVMLVAESFFSTLSKVPITDPRKATEALFSLSLDSREQVDALVRKAIAAGATEGHEPEDLGFMYSWAFVDLDGHQWGVFHMDMSQMPAQ; from the coding sequence ATGCCGCGCAATCTCTATGTCACCCTGCCGGTGAAGGACCTGGACCGCAGCGTCGATTTCTTCGAGGCGCTCGGGTTCTCGTTCAACCCCGACTTCACCAGCGAAAACGGCGCCGCGCTGGTCATCAACGACAACACCAGCGTGATGCTGGTGGCCGAGTCGTTCTTTTCCACCCTGTCCAAGGTGCCGATCACCGACCCGCGCAAGGCCACCGAGGCGCTGTTCTCGCTGTCGCTGGACAGCCGGGAGCAGGTCGACGCGCTGGTGCGCAAGGCGATCGCCGCCGGCGCCACGGAAGGCCACGAGCCGGAGGACCTCGGCTTCATGTACTCATGGGCCTTCGTCGACCTCGACGGCCACCAGTGGGGCGTGTTCCATATGGACATGTCGCAGATGCCGGCCCAGTGA